The nucleotide sequence taatattgactcatcaatCATCAGCTACAGCCTGCACCCAAAATCAAACCCACAAATTTCGTAAGAATAACGTTAACTCAAGTTCAACTGTTAAagtgattaaagttgaggacaACATTGAGATATGATCATATAAATACCTGAGAAAAGTAGATTTTCAAGGGGTTTGCAGTTATAATTTACCATACAAAAATCTCAACAAATTCACTGCAACCCTTCTGCAACTTCAACTAAGAACATATCTGCTATCAACTTTTCTGTGATTTGTAAGCATCAAATATAATTACTGAATTGCTTCATAGAAAAATGGACCACAGGGAAACCCATATGAGTGGTAACGAATTCAATGAAAAGTTAGAGTCAACGAAGGGCTAAAGGACAAAAGCTTCCTTTGCTTAAATCGTAATTCTGTTACAAGATTAACCTACTTAAAACTTATATTTGCTCCTTACACGAAGATAACAGCTTTCTATAAATGCATAGCACACTGATCCAAAGTGCTCGTTTTGCTAATCCTTGTAACATCTTTGCTAGTGGGTAGAAAAATGGAAACACATGAgatggaatatatatatatatatatatagagagagagagagagagagagagagagagagagagattctttTATAAATATGCACTTAAAGCAAACGTATAGAATTGGACATGAACATGATTTTTCCTATTacaacaaaattttaaacaGACATATTGTCTTCATATTTGAGCTTAATGATATTTCAAACAGTTCACAAAACACAATTAACATCTGTCATTGTTAGAATTTGAAAACCAACAAATTGTTGTCTTCATATGTGAGGTTAGTGCCATTTTATTGACGAACCAAAATTAACATCTGGAAAAGATTAAATCTATATAACTAGcgctagaaaaataaaattaaacattggtTAATGGAAAAATAAAGTATGAATTAGAAAAGATTGTGGAATCGACTTTGAACTTTAAACTCTTCATCAAGCTCACCAAAAGCATTAGTTAGGGAATTCGCAGTGGGTTCTTCAAAGCATATTCAcaagttttccaatttttctgTCATTTGGTTCAGCACCCTGCCAAGCATAGTTTTGAGAATAAGCAATTTACCAGGCGTATTACCAAAGCTTCAAACCATTCACAATCTCAAGACTCTCAACTAAGACCCACAAAAATAGCTTATTAAAACCAATGACGGATGCAGGATTAGACTGAATGTAAAACATAGATATAAAGACTATGTATCTAACTTACAAGCACCAGAGTATCACACTGAGCAACTAAGAAAGTCACTTCATACACAAGTAGCTGTACAACTAGTAAGTAGACCCAAACTTCTTATGCCACAAACAACATCCATATTTTTAAATACTAGATCACAGGACATAAGCTGATAACTAACCTGATTACGAGGTGTAGTCAAACCCAAAGCTTAAAACCGAAATAGTTTTCTCTGACTCCATTCTTCTCGGCCCAGGTCGAAGAAGAATAGAGAGAGGATTTAGCTTTTTAAGATTGAGATTTGGTGTATCTGGGatttttgtttgtatatattcttTGTCGGTAATGAAATTtcctttttgacaaaaaaaaatatatttaataatgCAATTTTTAATTGTCATCATTATCAAATTAGATGAGTGACATTTGTTTAAGATTATAATTCTTCTAAAAGATTGAAATAATTGTCACCCAACCCAACAAAATGGAAAAGTCTGCTCACTTTCAATAGAGTAATACTAGAGacactaaattttgtaaactaaataatattgAAGTTGATGagtggattattacttaaacattgataaaTGTGCTCATTTTTTATTGctaacacatcatttaatttgcaaatttaatctctttaaCATCACTCCTTTTAATATATCCAAACAGGACACAAATCTGCCATTTTTTCGAGCTAACTCAGTTACACCACGAACTCCCCAAAGACCAAGCATGCACGCACCATAAAATCCCTCCAGCAAACGCCCCATCTGAATGTCTTCTTAGACAAGTTGCAAGTGGAATACAGTACAACATAGCTAGACTGCATTCAACTGTTTCATGAACTGCATGTAGTGCTTGGCAGCCCCTTTTTAAGGATATAATTCTACATTCTTTGGGCTACAGGCAGTCAAGTTATCGACAACATCAATATTGAACAATTCGGCTCATCTCTTTAAAACTTTGGCAGTGTATGTGAGAGATGACTTATCTACACCAGTTGTTGTGCCAAATGGCTTTCTGAGCCGGTATCATGAGGACATGCGTTATAAATTTTCATAAAGCatcgtattttttttttaggagaaACGATAGCTAAAGCATCGCATTATTAATTTAGGACGACACGGCGGAATCTCATGGCGGCATGTTAGGAAACTGCGTCCATCAGTTGATTCTAATTTCAGATTCTCCACCATGCCCACCTCCATGGCTGAGTAATACTCTTATGGTACTAATATCTTTGTTGACAACATTTGCATAATCTAGAAAACTTTGTGACATgtggaagtggaatgacaaGTTCTCAAGCATAAGTGATTTAATCCACCCTCCTCTCACATGTTCTGCTGTACTCGAAATGGTAAATGAGATAAAAGGtaaaaatttgtattttattaCACGAAAGTTCTAGTTCAagcaatttaaaacatttattttgtgCACCTCAAGTCTTGTATTTGAATATTACTTGTATCAGACGTATTCATTTAAGACGTATTCAATTTCATCAATTACTCATAAGCACCACATTTCCAACGAGGTTAACATCAATCACCATATCACTCTCCCACTTTCatacgtttttaattaatatcatcaccaccaccaacaccacCATAATATTAAAGCTGTCAAAGTCTTGCCATCCTAATCACTTTTTAACACCCTTTGTTGCGTTCCacataaaaaaaaccaacataATCACTAtcattatcatatcataaccattTTCAACCACACAAAGCAACCCACTTGTGAAAAAAatcatacatatattatattccTTTCGTAAATATATACATCtacgaaaaatataaaaactaaaaaagtcaacaaaagggaagtaaaaaaatcactaaaaacTCAACAAAAATTCGTAATAAACATCACTATCCATCGTGGAATATTATCGTCACCATCATCGCTATTCACTAATCGCACCTAAAGAGTGGCGCTGCGCTTCCACGTCAGCCTCCGGTGACCAGACCCGGCGGCGATCCGGGTCTTGACGCTCTCAAAGTCCGACATCGGGCAGGGTAGGGTGATCCCGCCGTCGTGCTCATACCCGTACTCCTCCTCGGCCTCTCTCAGAAGCTGCCCGAACAGGGGATGGTTAAAGTAAATGATGGGCACCAAAACTCGGTGAAAATCGCCGTCTTTTTGGCCCACGTATACAGCTAGATGTCCCTTCGGCACCGGTACAGGCTTGTTTTTCTCAACCGGGTTCTGACCCAACCGCTTGTAACCCGACCCTGGCTTGCTGCAGCACAAAGATTTAGCCCCAGCGGACAGCTTCCGACCCCAGGTGAGCAGCCTTGACATGGGTTTGTAGCTGCAAGCCGAGGAGGGAGAACCCGGGTTGAGCCGGGCATATTCGGGTCGGGTTCGGGTCC is from Pyrus communis chromosome 10, drPyrComm1.1, whole genome shotgun sequence and encodes:
- the LOC137748360 gene encoding auxin-responsive protein SAUR36-like, translated to MAKFRGFKLGKRLCRVSRWFFVRWTRTRPEYARLNPGSPSSACSYKPMSRLLTWGRKLSAGAKSLCCSKPGSGYKRLGQNPVEKNKPVPVPKGHLAVYVGQKDGDFHRVLVPIIYFNHPLFGQLLREAEEEYGYEHDGGITLPCPMSDFESVKTRIAAGSGHRRLTWKRSATL